A window of the Yersinia rochesterensis genome harbors these coding sequences:
- a CDS encoding cytochrome P450: MFTRYHDIAAIAKDNDTFSSAGGGDRQGGGTMIEDLPREMGPGSVINMMDDPRHKALRRLIAPAITNARVAAMEDVLFAAAGSAVQAALQQERVDFVSAIAAELPLFAIASLVGIPHDDRHQIFAWINAVLDYSDRQLGETSISSQQGMQNFMAYGHKFVEEKRQNPGSDIVSLAVTGELAKGLGKLTPLEQLMVFSVVMVAGLETTRNAIAGGILAFIHHPEQWLRLQQDRGLMNSALDEILRWTSPTPYNRRTATRDVIIGDRLIRRGEKVTLWWASANRDDAYYEQPFAFDIGRQKNQHMAFGGGGHSCLGAQLARLEMRVILHHLLEQVDGFRLDGDVNWVRSNKHTGIRSMPVRFVKRY, from the coding sequence GTGTTTACGCGCTATCACGACATTGCGGCCATAGCGAAAGATAACGACACCTTCTCCTCCGCCGGTGGCGGCGATCGGCAGGGCGGGGGCACCATGATTGAGGATTTACCGCGTGAAATGGGGCCAGGCTCGGTAATCAATATGATGGACGATCCGCGCCATAAGGCGCTACGCAGATTGATTGCTCCGGCCATCACCAATGCCCGCGTGGCGGCGATGGAGGATGTGCTGTTTGCCGCAGCAGGGTCTGCCGTACAGGCCGCGCTCCAGCAGGAACGCGTCGATTTCGTCTCGGCCATCGCGGCAGAGCTGCCGCTGTTTGCTATCGCCAGTTTAGTCGGTATCCCACACGACGATCGCCATCAGATTTTTGCGTGGATTAACGCCGTGCTGGACTATTCGGACCGTCAGCTGGGTGAAACCAGCATCAGTAGCCAGCAGGGGATGCAGAACTTTATGGCCTACGGGCATAAGTTCGTCGAAGAGAAACGCCAGAACCCGGGCAGCGATATTGTATCGCTGGCGGTGACCGGCGAGCTAGCCAAAGGGCTGGGAAAACTGACGCCGCTGGAACAGTTGATGGTGTTCAGCGTGGTCATGGTGGCGGGGCTGGAAACCACGCGTAACGCCATTGCCGGCGGTATTCTGGCATTTATTCACCATCCGGAGCAGTGGCTGCGTCTGCAGCAGGACCGGGGGCTGATGAATTCAGCGCTCGACGAAATACTGCGTTGGACTTCGCCGACCCCCTATAACCGTCGTACGGCAACGCGCGATGTGATTATCGGCGACCGGCTGATTCGTCGGGGGGAGAAAGTCACGTTATGGTGGGCGTCGGCTAACCGGGATGATGCTTATTACGAGCAACCTTTTGCGTTCGACATTGGCCGCCAGAAAAATCAGCATATGGCATTTGGCGGCGGGGGACATAGCTGTCTTGGCGCCCAGCTGGCGAGGCTGGAAATGCGCGTTATCTTGCACCACCTGCTGGAACAGGTGGATGGCTTCAGGCTGGATGGCGATGTTAATTGGGTGCGCAGCAATAAGCATACCGGGATTCGCAGTATGCCGGTACGGTTTGTTAAGCGTTACTGA